One window of the Labilibaculum sp. genome contains the following:
- a CDS encoding VanZ family protein gives MNTKLFWRNILWAVVIFILCSIPGDDLPKTSIITIPHFDKIVHFGMFFIMGIFLFAELSIQTKLRRVYSAGIILLLIALYGGLIEYLQQNYFVHRSGDYWDLFADIFGGVIAILIYPWLKKQKDLLLNSKPFCNISFLKKIL, from the coding sequence ATGAATACTAAATTATTTTGGCGTAACATTCTATGGGCAGTTGTCATTTTCATTCTGTGTTCGATTCCTGGAGATGATCTTCCCAAAACTTCAATAATAACAATACCACACTTCGATAAGATTGTTCATTTCGGAATGTTCTTTATAATGGGAATTTTTCTCTTCGCAGAGTTAAGTATTCAAACCAAATTAAGACGGGTTTATAGTGCAGGAATTATCCTATTATTAATTGCCCTATACGGAGGTCTAATAGAATACCTACAGCAAAATTATTTCGTACATAGAAGCGGCGATTATTGGGATTTATTCGCGGATATTTTTGGTGGTGTAATCGCAATATTAATCTATCCCTGGCTAAAAAAACAAAAAGACCTACTATTAAATAGTAAGCCCTTTTGCAACATATCTTTTTTAAAGAAAATATTATAA
- a CDS encoding response regulator, with the protein MSWETKNYSILLVEDNKLNQTVVKFTLKRYGYLIDVANNGIEAIEMFKQGDYDFILMDIMMPEMDGLDATKAIRNLENGKKIPIIALTADIMIANEEKCLENGMNAHIAKPFEIDNLFKVLKSLDL; encoded by the coding sequence ATGAGCTGGGAAACTAAAAACTATTCCATTTTATTAGTTGAGGATAATAAATTGAATCAAACCGTTGTTAAGTTTACTTTAAAACGATATGGTTATTTAATTGATGTTGCCAACAACGGAATAGAAGCAATTGAAATGTTTAAACAAGGCGATTATGATTTTATTTTAATGGATATCATGATGCCGGAAATGGATGGATTAGATGCCACCAAAGCAATTAGAAATCTAGAGAATGGTAAGAAAATTCCAATTATAGCTTTAACAGCAGATATCATGATTGCCAACGAAGAAAAATGTCTTGAAAATGGCATGAATGCGCATATCGCAAAACCTTTTGAAATTGATAATTTGTTTAAAGTGCTAAAAAGTTTAGATCTTTAA
- a CDS encoding TonB-dependent receptor domain-containing protein, producing MIKQVILVLLLSISSISVFAQKGSATGNVKDGKTGEALIGASVYVDGTTIGTVTDFDGNYSLPNIPAGVVTLKCSFISYETLSKENISVNEGNSVSVDFVLGSSTVELNDVKVFAKAKRESEVVLLLDQKKSAVIKQSIGAQELANQGVSDAAAAAAKITGISKQEGTNGLNVRGLGDRYNSTTLNGLPLPSNDSQFKNIDLKLFSTDIIEFVDVQKVSMSNLSGDFAGANINIVSKKHSGENFFKVGVKTGLNSSTLDADKFYMSDGPNLTGFYNSDYPTDFSNYKFENKWNPEEKTIYPNLGLAISGGKTFDFENSKLNVFGTLSFDNEYYYGELAERKINGSNDLRKDLTGEEYQYDTQTTGMINLNYNWSNSNIYLNSMFLNTSEDWIGSGTGYIKDLAEEGALVRKMEYEKNTVLVNQLLGDHKLNSKTDIHWGVTYNNVNNVVPDRRYITMENGTDTEKEFATNDPANNSRYYHDLVEDEIAGNFNLDYKFGEGFEDAGYKGKLSVGYSGKFKTRSFEAVQFNHKILNNRLTNVDDIDSYFNNEGLQNKLFDLRVRSSHFIVFDTYDGKQTINAGFASLEYNFTARLLLLLGVRLENVYQQIEYNTALGSDKNDFTELNVLPDLSLRYALTDKSNLRFAAGVTYTLPQFKETALFSFQDKDEESLGNPYLTPSKNYNGELKWEVYPKPNELFSAAVFGKYIVDPINKFVMASASNDFTYANTGDWAYVYGVELEAKKDILTISSGNSAKKLYTTANLTLMKTEQTLDSEKINEQSQGLVNANFNKDKEELQGAAPLIANANLSYKYSWNTVNSITSTISYNYVSDRLNLIGYASLGNQVDKEIHNLDFVVKSKLKKFGVSLSVKNILNQNIDRIQENETQNWLVKHHKKGVKFSLGVNYTF from the coding sequence ATGATTAAACAAGTAATCTTAGTTTTATTACTAAGCATTTCATCAATTAGTGTATTTGCGCAAAAGGGAAGCGCAACAGGAAATGTGAAGGATGGAAAAACCGGAGAAGCATTAATTGGAGCATCGGTATATGTAGACGGTACTACTATTGGAACCGTAACCGATTTTGACGGTAATTATTCACTGCCAAATATTCCAGCTGGCGTTGTAACTCTTAAATGTTCCTTTATTTCCTACGAAACCTTATCAAAAGAAAACATCTCCGTTAATGAGGGAAACTCGGTGAGTGTGGATTTTGTATTGGGATCTTCAACAGTAGAGTTAAATGATGTAAAGGTGTTTGCCAAAGCGAAACGAGAATCTGAAGTTGTATTGCTGTTGGATCAGAAAAAATCTGCAGTAATTAAACAATCTATTGGTGCTCAGGAATTAGCCAACCAAGGTGTTTCCGATGCTGCTGCTGCAGCTGCTAAAATTACGGGAATTTCAAAACAAGAAGGAACTAATGGTTTAAACGTTCGTGGATTGGGGGATCGTTACAACTCAACCACCCTAAACGGATTGCCTTTACCATCCAACGATTCTCAGTTTAAAAATATCGATTTAAAATTATTTTCAACCGATATTATTGAATTTGTTGATGTTCAAAAAGTTTCAATGTCGAATTTATCAGGTGATTTTGCCGGTGCCAACATCAATATTGTTTCGAAAAAGCATAGTGGTGAAAACTTTTTTAAGGTAGGTGTAAAAACAGGTTTGAACTCAAGCACACTGGATGCCGATAAATTCTATATGAGTGACGGACCTAATTTGACAGGATTTTATAACTCAGATTATCCAACTGATTTTTCAAATTACAAATTTGAGAACAAATGGAATCCTGAGGAGAAAACAATCTATCCGAATTTAGGATTAGCCATATCGGGAGGAAAAACTTTCGATTTTGAAAATTCAAAGCTAAATGTTTTTGGAACATTGTCATTCGATAACGAATACTACTATGGAGAACTTGCCGAAAGAAAAATAAACGGCAGCAATGATTTAAGAAAGGATTTAACCGGTGAGGAGTACCAATACGATACTCAAACAACCGGAATGATCAATTTAAATTACAATTGGAGCAATTCCAATATTTATTTGAACTCAATGTTCTTAAATACTTCGGAAGATTGGATTGGAAGTGGCACAGGATACATTAAAGATTTGGCTGAAGAGGGTGCACTTGTTCGTAAAATGGAATATGAAAAAAACACCGTACTCGTAAATCAGTTGCTGGGAGATCATAAACTGAATTCTAAAACAGATATTCATTGGGGAGTTACCTATAACAACGTAAACAACGTTGTACCTGACAGGAGATATATTACCATGGAAAATGGTACTGATACAGAAAAAGAATTTGCAACCAACGATCCGGCCAATAACAGCAGATATTATCATGACTTGGTGGAGGATGAAATAGCTGGGAATTTTAATCTGGATTACAAATTTGGAGAAGGATTTGAAGATGCCGGTTACAAAGGAAAATTAAGTGTAGGTTATTCTGGAAAATTCAAAACAAGAAGCTTTGAAGCCGTTCAGTTCAATCATAAAATTTTGAACAATAGACTTACTAATGTTGATGATATTGATTCCTATTTTAACAATGAAGGTCTCCAAAATAAACTGTTTGACTTAAGGGTTAGATCAAGTCATTTTATAGTGTTTGATACCTACGATGGAAAACAGACTATCAATGCCGGATTTGCTTCCTTAGAATACAACTTTACTGCCCGCTTGTTGCTTTTATTAGGAGTCAGACTTGAAAATGTTTATCAGCAAATTGAATACAATACGGCTTTAGGAAGCGATAAAAATGATTTTACGGAATTAAACGTATTACCGGATCTATCTTTACGATATGCTTTAACTGATAAATCGAACCTGCGATTTGCAGCAGGTGTAACTTATACGCTTCCGCAATTTAAAGAAACTGCCTTATTCTCATTTCAAGATAAAGACGAAGAATCATTAGGAAATCCATATTTAACTCCTTCAAAAAACTACAATGGAGAATTGAAATGGGAAGTATACCCGAAACCAAATGAATTATTTTCTGCTGCTGTTTTTGGTAAATACATCGTCGACCCAATCAACAAATTTGTAATGGCATCAGCCAGTAACGATTTTACCTATGCAAATACAGGAGATTGGGCTTATGTATATGGAGTAGAGCTGGAAGCTAAAAAAGATATTCTCACAATTTCTTCCGGAAATTCTGCTAAAAAATTATACACAACTGCCAATCTTACCTTAATGAAAACTGAGCAGACATTGGATAGTGAAAAAATTAACGAACAATCTCAAGGTCTTGTAAATGCAAATTTCAATAAAGATAAAGAAGAATTACAAGGTGCTGCTCCGCTTATTGCAAATGCAAATTTAAGTTATAAATATTCTTGGAACACTGTTAATTCAATAACCTCTACCATTTCCTACAATTATGTTTCTGACCGATTAAATCTAATTGGATATGCATCACTGGGAAATCAGGTAGACAAGGAAATTCACAATCTTGATTTTGTTGTAAAATCAAAATTAAAAAAGTTCGGTGTAAGCCTCTCTGTAAAAAATATATTAAACCAGAATATAGATAGAATTCAGGAAAACGAAACCCAAAACTGGTTAGTTAAACACCATAAAAAAGGAGTGAAATTCAGTTTGGGAGTAAACTATACATTTTAA
- the ruvB gene encoding Holliday junction branch migration DNA helicase RuvB, giving the protein MEDHLDIRDNNFSDNEKEYEKKLRPLEFSDFRGQKKTVENLSIFVKAAKMREEALDHVLLHGPPGLGKTTLSNILANELGVGLKITSGPVMDKPGDLAGLLTNLEPNDVLFIDEIHRLSPIVEEYLYSAMEDFKIDIMIDKGPAARSIQLELNPFTLIGATTRSGLLTSPLRARFGINCHLEYYDLPVLTKIVERSAKILNVEISHEAAGEIASRSRGTPRIVNALLRRVRDFAQVKGNGNIDLEITKFSLEALNIDKHGLDEMDNRILNTVIDKFNGGPVGISTIATAVGEDSGTIEEVYEPFLIKEGFIKRTPRGREVTPLAYSHLGKNKFTDPGLLF; this is encoded by the coding sequence ATGGAGGATCATCTGGATATCAGAGATAATAATTTTTCGGACAACGAAAAAGAGTATGAAAAGAAATTACGTCCTCTTGAATTTAGTGATTTTCGAGGTCAAAAAAAGACCGTTGAAAATCTAAGTATATTCGTTAAGGCTGCAAAAATGCGTGAAGAGGCTTTGGATCATGTGCTGCTTCATGGACCTCCGGGATTAGGAAAAACAACACTTTCAAATATTTTAGCGAACGAATTAGGTGTTGGACTAAAGATAACATCGGGTCCGGTAATGGATAAACCAGGAGACCTTGCCGGGCTTTTAACCAATCTTGAACCTAACGATGTGTTGTTTATTGACGAAATTCATCGTTTAAGTCCGATTGTAGAAGAGTATTTGTATTCTGCTATGGAAGACTTCAAGATCGATATAATGATTGATAAGGGGCCCGCTGCACGCTCCATACAACTGGAATTAAATCCATTTACATTAATTGGTGCAACAACTCGTTCGGGTTTACTAACCTCACCTTTACGTGCCCGCTTTGGAATAAACTGTCACTTAGAGTATTATGACCTTCCTGTTTTGACTAAAATTGTTGAACGGTCTGCTAAAATTTTGAACGTCGAAATTTCTCATGAAGCTGCAGGCGAAATTGCTTCTCGAAGCAGAGGAACACCACGAATTGTAAATGCACTTTTAAGAAGGGTTAGGGATTTTGCTCAGGTAAAGGGAAATGGAAATATTGATTTGGAAATAACTAAATTCTCCTTAGAAGCTTTAAATATTGACAAACATGGTTTGGATGAAATGGACAATCGGATTCTAAATACAGTGATTGATAAATTTAATGGAGGACCGGTTGGTATTTCAACCATTGCAACAGCTGTTGGTGAAGATAGTGGTACAATCGAGGAAGTTTACGAACCGTTTTTAATCAAAGAAGGATTTATTAAAAGAACTCCTCGGGGAAGAGAAGTAACTCCTCTGGCTTATTCTCATTTGGGCAAAAATAAATTTACTGATCCGGGACTACTTTTTTAA
- a CDS encoding HAMP domain-containing sensor histidine kinase, whose translation MERRPTYKELEQLLKKEKAKTAQAEVLKNSFLANMSHEIRTPMNAIIGASELLRDDSLSKIERNEFTNILNTSSKELLDLFNRILELSQLESGSMHFQESEISVHTLFIQLYSIFGQNISDSQKNIILNFTEDLQEIKIFTDLDKLTKVLSYLLENAVKFTENGEIDFGCAIQDRNNILFYVKDTGPGINKTEQEKIFKKFTQVDNSYTRIYSGAGLGLSLCKEIVNFLGGKLFIDSHLGQGSIFYFTIPLKYTESNIVLKEKIEAILKLNINDIYSLSTIKKNIAI comes from the coding sequence ATGGAGAGACGTCCTACATATAAAGAACTGGAGCAATTGTTAAAAAAAGAAAAAGCCAAAACCGCCCAGGCAGAAGTGCTTAAAAATTCTTTTCTTGCAAATATGTCACATGAAATTCGAACACCAATGAATGCTATTATCGGTGCTTCAGAATTATTACGTGATGATTCTCTTTCAAAAATAGAGCGAAATGAATTTACTAACATTCTTAATACCAGCAGTAAAGAATTGTTGGATTTATTTAATAGAATACTTGAACTTTCCCAATTAGAAAGTGGTTCTATGCATTTCCAGGAATCGGAAATATCAGTTCACACTTTATTTATTCAATTGTATTCTATATTCGGACAAAACATTAGTGATTCTCAGAAAAATATAATCTTAAATTTTACTGAAGATCTACAAGAAATTAAAATATTCACAGACCTTGACAAATTAACCAAGGTTCTATCCTATCTTCTCGAAAACGCGGTAAAATTCACTGAAAACGGAGAAATTGATTTTGGTTGTGCAATTCAGGATAGAAATAATATTCTTTTTTACGTAAAAGATACAGGTCCTGGAATTAACAAAACAGAACAAGAAAAAATATTTAAAAAATTCACGCAAGTGGATAATTCCTACACAAGAATTTATTCAGGTGCCGGATTAGGTTTGAGTTTATGTAAAGAGATTGTAAACTTTTTAGGTGGTAAATTATTTATTGATTCTCACCTTGGACAAGGTTCCATTTTTTACTTTACAATTCCTCTAAAATATACAGAATCAAACATCGTTTTAAAAGAAAAAATAGAAGCTATTTTAAAGCTTAATATTAACGATATATATTCTTTATCTACTATTAAAAAGAATATTGCTATTTAG
- the rpiB gene encoding ribose 5-phosphate isomerase B, giving the protein MKTLKIAIASDHAGYQFKNKLGEFLKENGYLVTDFGTDSEASMDYPDTAHPLAEAVAAEEFDFGFTLCGSGNGITMTANKHQKIRAALCWNSEIAELARLHNNANVCGIPARFISYEEVEKIAKVFLATDFEGGRHQIRIDKIPLK; this is encoded by the coding sequence ATGAAAACACTAAAAATAGCCATTGCATCAGATCATGCAGGTTATCAATTCAAGAATAAACTTGGAGAATTTTTAAAAGAAAACGGTTATTTGGTAACTGATTTTGGAACTGATTCGGAAGCTAGTATGGATTATCCTGATACAGCTCATCCATTAGCAGAGGCTGTAGCAGCAGAGGAATTTGATTTTGGATTTACTCTTTGTGGTAGTGGCAATGGAATTACCATGACAGCAAATAAGCATCAAAAAATTCGTGCGGCATTGTGTTGGAATTCAGAAATTGCAGAATTAGCGAGATTGCATAACAATGCAAATGTGTGCGGAATTCCGGCTCGATTTATTTCTTACGAGGAAGTAGAAAAAATTGCAAAAGTGTTTTTAGCTACTGATTTTGAAGGTGGTAGACACCAAATTAGAATTGATAAAATTCCTTTAAAATAG
- a CDS encoding ATP-binding protein, which produces MTKYLVDRFLYSKIRILYKTIHDTQLIDKDLAEKVQNTDALHAVEMEVMEWSENRGSLVSQLKKQEKYRKEFIGNVSHELKTPIFNIQGYVLTLLDGGLEDQSINRMYLERTEKSINRMITIVKDLEVISKLESGELKLCFERFNIVDLINEVLEMQEIRAKKNNIKLVFAQENDSSKFVYADKKEIFQVVNNLLVNSIKYGKNKGTTHIEVMSMDKTFLIEIRDNGIGIEPDNLPRIFERFFRVDKSRSRNMGGSGLGLAIVKHIIDAHNQTINVSSTYGEGASFTFTLDKAR; this is translated from the coding sequence ATGACAAAGTATCTCGTTGATCGATTTTTATATTCTAAAATCAGAATACTTTATAAAACAATTCATGATACTCAGTTAATTGATAAGGATTTAGCTGAAAAAGTTCAAAATACTGATGCTTTGCATGCCGTGGAAATGGAAGTGATGGAATGGAGCGAAAACAGGGGATCGCTGGTTTCACAATTAAAAAAACAAGAGAAATACAGAAAAGAATTTATTGGTAACGTCTCTCATGAGCTTAAGACACCTATCTTTAATATTCAAGGTTATGTTCTTACCTTGTTGGATGGAGGTCTGGAAGATCAATCCATAAACAGAATGTATTTGGAGCGAACTGAGAAAAGTATCAATCGTATGATTACAATTGTTAAGGATCTGGAAGTTATTTCAAAACTGGAATCAGGAGAATTAAAATTGTGTTTTGAGCGGTTTAATATCGTCGATTTGATAAATGAGGTGCTGGAGATGCAGGAAATTAGAGCTAAAAAGAATAATATAAAGCTCGTTTTTGCGCAAGAGAATGATAGTTCTAAATTTGTGTATGCAGATAAAAAGGAAATTTTCCAGGTTGTAAATAACCTGCTTGTTAATTCTATTAAATATGGAAAAAACAAAGGAACAACGCATATTGAAGTAATGAGTATGGATAAAACGTTTCTGATTGAAATTCGGGATAATGGTATCGGAATTGAACCTGATAATCTTCCCCGGATTTTTGAACGTTTTTTTAGAGTAGATAAAAGCCGGTCCCGAAATATGGGTGGTTCGGGATTAGGACTTGCAATCGTTAAACACATTATTGATGCTCATAACCAAACTATTAATGTTAGCAGTACGTATGGTGAGGGTGCAAGTTTTACATTTACACTGGACAAAGCAAGATAA
- a CDS encoding Rrf2 family transcriptional regulator, with protein MLSNTCKYAIRSVIYLSLNGTEGKKIGIKKISEDLDIPTPFLGKILQSLARQKLLTSTKGPHGGFGMGKKPSEITLMNIVEIVDGLDMFENCLIGMRPCKTHTNKQSPCPVHNQFGSIRQTIYDLFNGKTIGELIDEMGTTEEFISL; from the coding sequence ATGTTATCGAATACCTGTAAATATGCAATTCGTTCAGTAATTTATTTATCGCTGAATGGCACAGAAGGAAAGAAAATTGGGATTAAAAAAATTTCTGAAGATTTAGATATTCCAACTCCATTTTTGGGCAAAATATTGCAAAGTTTAGCCAGACAAAAATTACTTACTTCAACAAAGGGACCTCATGGCGGATTTGGTATGGGAAAAAAACCATCTGAAATTACTTTGATGAATATTGTTGAAATAGTTGATGGATTGGATATGTTCGAGAATTGTTTAATTGGTATGAGACCCTGTAAGACACATACAAATAAACAATCTCCTTGTCCGGTTCACAATCAGTTTGGAAGTATTCGACAAACCATTTATGATTTATTTAACGGCAAAACAATTGGTGAATTAATCGATGAAATGGGAACAACTGAAGAATTTATTAGTTTATAA
- a CDS encoding bacteriocin: protein MKNFEIVSQEELQNIKGGINEMTDKCTSEECIV from the coding sequence ATGAAAAATTTTGAAATAGTATCCCAGGAAGAATTACAGAACATCAAAGGCGGTATCAATGAAATGACTGACAAATGTACTAGTGAGGAATGTATCGTTTAA
- the hemW gene encoding radical SAM family heme chaperone HemW yields MSGVYFHIPFCKQLCHYCAFHKSISLQAKDDMLECLKLELKLRKGYLGDTSLNTIYFGGGTPSVYQPKEIESLIDEVAKYFTIDANAEITLEANPDDLTEKYLQELSKTRVNRLSVGIQSFHDEDLILMNRRHTGKEAFEAIRRAQSLGFDNISVDQIYGVPGLSMEKWKENLDLVFDLDVQHISSYHLMYDPNTIFTKKLEKGQLVEMDEEESFEQFNYLIDEARKHGFIHYEISNFSKEGYISKHNSSYWKQKKYLGIGPSAHSYNLEQREWNIANNYKYIKAIREGESFSEKEELSEYDRFNDFVLTSLRTYWGMDLELVRKDFGEELYQHCVTKSKKYLLSDHVRQENNCIILNDKGVFVSNDIMSDFFWIDEE; encoded by the coding sequence ATGTCGGGAGTATATTTTCACATTCCATTTTGTAAACAACTTTGCCACTATTGTGCTTTTCACAAAAGTATTTCATTGCAGGCAAAAGATGATATGTTGGAATGCTTAAAGCTTGAATTAAAACTTAGAAAAGGATATTTAGGTGATACAAGTTTAAATACCATATATTTTGGAGGAGGAACACCATCGGTGTATCAACCAAAAGAAATTGAATCGTTGATTGATGAAGTGGCCAAGTATTTTACTATTGATGCTAATGCTGAAATTACATTGGAAGCCAATCCTGATGATCTTACTGAAAAATACCTGCAGGAGCTGAGTAAAACCAGGGTAAACAGACTTAGTGTGGGAATTCAATCGTTTCATGATGAAGATTTGATTCTGATGAACAGAAGACATACCGGTAAAGAGGCTTTTGAAGCTATTCGCAGAGCGCAAAGTTTAGGCTTCGATAATATATCAGTTGATCAGATTTATGGTGTTCCCGGCTTAAGTATGGAAAAATGGAAGGAGAATTTAGATCTTGTTTTTGATTTGGATGTTCAGCACATTTCATCTTACCATTTAATGTATGATCCAAACACAATTTTCACAAAAAAATTGGAAAAAGGACAGCTGGTTGAGATGGATGAAGAAGAGAGTTTTGAGCAGTTTAATTATTTGATTGATGAAGCCAGAAAACATGGCTTTATTCACTACGAAATTTCTAATTTTTCGAAAGAAGGATATATTTCAAAACACAATTCAAGTTACTGGAAGCAGAAAAAATACCTGGGAATTGGTCCGTCAGCACATTCCTACAATTTGGAGCAAAGAGAATGGAATATTGCCAACAATTACAAATACATAAAGGCAATTAGGGAAGGTGAGAGTTTTTCTGAAAAGGAAGAGTTGAGCGAATATGATCGATTCAATGATTTTGTTTTGACTTCGCTTCGGACTTACTGGGGAATGGATTTAGAATTGGTACGTAAAGATTTTGGTGAAGAACTTTATCAGCACTGTGTAACAAAATCTAAAAAATATCTTTTATCGGATCATGTCAGACAAGAAAATAATTGTATCATTTTAAATGATAAAGGTGTGTTTGTTTCCAATGATATTATGTCCGATTTTTTTTGGATTGATGAAGAATAA
- a CDS encoding response regulator transcription factor, producing MESSNYKILLVDDESDILEFLSYNLKKEGFQVATAGNGVEAIEKAKKFHPHLIILDVMMPEMDGIETCEKIRSIPDFQDVLISFLTARGEDYSQIAGFEAGADDYINKPIKPKVFISRVNALLKRSGRISDDTSNPSTRLITIGNLSIDRERYLIIQNGNEFSLPRKEFELLLLLVSRPEKVFTRDDIYAAIWGEKIIVGDRTIDVHIRKLREKIGDRFIQTIKGVGYKFVDVD from the coding sequence ATGGAAAGCAGTAATTACAAGATTTTATTGGTAGACGATGAATCTGATATTCTTGAGTTTTTGAGTTATAATCTGAAAAAAGAAGGTTTTCAGGTTGCCACAGCTGGAAATGGCGTTGAAGCCATTGAAAAAGCTAAAAAATTTCATCCTCATTTAATTATTTTAGATGTGATGATGCCGGAAATGGACGGAATTGAAACATGCGAAAAAATCCGTTCGATACCCGATTTTCAAGATGTGTTGATTTCTTTCTTAACTGCACGTGGAGAAGATTATTCTCAAATTGCTGGTTTTGAAGCAGGAGCTGATGACTATATCAATAAACCAATTAAACCAAAGGTATTTATAAGCCGGGTAAATGCTCTTCTAAAAAGATCAGGACGAATTTCTGATGATACTTCGAATCCATCAACCCGATTAATTACGATTGGGAATTTATCGATCGACAGGGAGCGTTATCTAATTATTCAAAATGGAAATGAGTTCTCATTGCCAAGAAAAGAATTTGAGTTGTTATTATTGTTGGTATCGCGTCCGGAAAAAGTATTTACCCGCGATGATATTTATGCGGCCATTTGGGGCGAAAAAATTATTGTGGGAGATCGTACAATAGATGTACATATTCGAAAATTGCGTGAAAAAATTGGCGATCGTTTTATTCAAACAATTAAAGGAGTAGGATATAAATTTGTTGATGTAGATTAA
- a CDS encoding head GIN domain-containing protein — translation MNPIRKIFSLVSILFISFICILPAKADGIKGNGNVQTEEREVSPFETIKVNGAFTIILSQNDDYSLKVVADENLMEIIKTKVKGDVLYISTEKSIYKSKELKLYIGFKHLSELKANGAISLKSDQMLRFDELDIEINGASSADLELSANRLTIDNSGASTIKLAGKCDEISIDISGAGSVNAYDLLVKRGSIDISGVGSGKVCVEEDLRVSISGIGSVKYKGEPKITSDISFLGSLKKY, via the coding sequence ATGAATCCAATTAGAAAAATATTTTCATTAGTATCGATTCTGTTTATCAGCTTTATATGTATACTTCCTGCTAAAGCAGATGGAATAAAAGGCAATGGCAATGTGCAAACAGAAGAAAGAGAAGTAAGCCCTTTCGAAACCATTAAAGTAAACGGTGCCTTTACTATTATTCTTTCACAGAATGATGATTACAGCTTAAAAGTTGTTGCTGATGAAAATCTTATGGAGATAATTAAAACCAAGGTGAAAGGAGACGTACTTTATATCTCAACCGAAAAAAGTATATACAAATCAAAAGAATTGAAACTATACATCGGTTTTAAACATCTTAGCGAATTAAAAGCCAATGGTGCTATTTCTTTAAAAAGTGACCAAATGCTTCGTTTCGATGAATTAGATATAGAAATAAACGGTGCATCTTCTGCCGATTTGGAACTTTCAGCCAATCGATTAACAATTGATAATAGTGGTGCTTCAACCATTAAATTGGCTGGTAAATGCGACGAGATTTCAATTGATATTTCCGGTGCAGGAAGTGTAAATGCCTACGATCTGCTTGTAAAAAGAGGCAGTATTGATATTAGTGGGGTTGGAAGTGGAAAAGTTTGCGTAGAAGAAGATCTTCGGGTAAGTATCTCAGGAATTGGTTCGGTTAAATACAAAGGAGAACCTAAAATTACAAGTGATATTTCTTTTCTGGGCAGTTTAAAAAAATACTAA
- a CDS encoding rhodanese-like domain-containing protein → MKAFTSFLFVFIVLGISNVYSQNYSIQVLTPNHFNRVLQLNPDAVLIDVRPKKEFKKAHIKGAHLAVNSEELFHLIDSLGTTRVYLIYCKYGERSIDAGKMIYEKYRIFVCSLEGGLDAWLKEGKEVEN, encoded by the coding sequence ATGAAAGCATTTACTTCTTTTTTATTTGTGTTTATTGTGCTAGGCATTTCAAATGTATACTCTCAAAACTATTCAATTCAGGTTTTAACTCCAAACCATTTCAATAGGGTTTTACAGCTAAATCCTGACGCTGTACTTATTGATGTAAGACCAAAGAAGGAATTCAAAAAAGCTCATATTAAAGGTGCTCATTTAGCTGTAAATTCAGAGGAATTATTTCATTTGATTGATTCGCTTGGTACAACCAGAGTATATCTTATTTATTGTAAATATGGTGAACGAAGTATTGATGCCGGAAAGATGATCTATGAAAAATATAGGATATTTGTTTGTTCCCTGGAAGGAGGATTGGATGCCTGGCTTAAGGAGGGAAAAGAAGTTGAGAATTGA